The sequence below is a genomic window from Daphnia pulicaria isolate SC F1-1A chromosome 6, SC_F0-13Bv2, whole genome shotgun sequence.
CGAAATGGCTGATTTAAAGATACATCACCGATTGGCTATCCAGCAGGTAAAAATTTCGTTCAAACTGAAAGGTGATTATGATGTCTAACTTTACTTAATGAAATACAGGAACAGCGAAATGCGCTCGAGGCTAAGGAAGATGCGCGAAAGCTAGCCGAAGCTCATGAAAAGAGAGTTGCCAGTTTAGAAGCTCGCTTAGCGGAATTTTCCGAGCGGATCGGTTCCTATGATCGTTTGCGACAACAAGACCTGTCCACTGTTTCTAAACTTAGGGTGCGTACcactttaattattatttcgatgagtatttaaaattttttttggttgtcagGAGCAATTGAACACCATGCAAAGTGCACCAAGCCAAGCTTCCAATCACAACGAAGAAGAATATGACGTTCCAAAAATTATCGATAAAATaacttcattaaaaaatagattaaTGGAAGTCAACCGTCGGTCGAATGCAAACATTAATCTCGCTGGTAATTTGTTTAGTGgtatttcctgattttttaaaattagtaattttcttttatttcaatttatagCGATTTTTGAATTGGACAATGCCAGTTCAGACTCTGATTATCACGAAGTCTGTCAGTTGGAATTGCAGCAACTGAAACAAGAACTTGAATGGTACAAACGCGAGGAAAAACCAGTCGACGTAAAAGCAGTTGCCGTAGCAGCTCACACTGAAGAAGAAGTCAATCAAATGCGTGTTCAAATCCAGTTCCTCCGCAGTGAAATGGAACACGGTGAAGAGGAGCATAAGGATTCGATGCGATCGATCCAAGAATCTTGGGCCAAGGAGCGTAGCGAGTGGAAGGATGAAATGGGCCAAATGGAACGCACGTGTCGTGTTCGTGTTGCCGATATGGAGCAACAGCTTCAAAAGCAAAGGGAGCGATCCTTGACGCTGTTGCAGGAAAAAGACGAAGAACTCGCCAGCCTCCGCGAATCGTTAAACTTGAAAAGCGGATCGGCTTTGTCTCCTGTCACTTCTAGTACTAAAACCAGCGACTCGAATGACGAGTGGCCTGAATCCTTGGCCCCTCTTGCCTCGATGACGTTAGGAGCTTCTGCCAGTGGTGGGCAAATTTTGCATTACGTGGAAGAACTAGCCCGGAAGGAGGGGGAGATTCTTGGGCTGCGTCGTTCCAAGAATCAACTGGAAGCCTCCCTCCGTGAAATGCAAATGGCCTTTGTTACCATGGAGCATAAAGTTGCCGAGCAGAAACAGCATCTGCACGAAGAACTGGCTCGTTTGGAGCGCAATCAATCGCGGGAAGGCGCTAATTTGGAATACCTGAAAAACGTCCTTTTGGAGTTTTTTCTCCACTCTGATCCGTCCTCTCAGTCTCACATGTTCAACGCCATCGCCGCCTGCCTCCATTTTTCA
It includes:
- the LOC124344126 gene encoding GRIP and coiled-coil domain-containing protein 1-like, yielding MDRLTKKEKEYKEVIEQQKEQLGRYEKKLRDVVQAYKGIQKEKEALEASLKALAEAKNSTDDGNSAENISGIDSSASLEGIKNGTEDGASANKERDTIRQLKTQLTTLSESLATITAEKSRSEANFQQDRKRLLLEKESLEKALAGACNQADIASQSFKQQLSELKSNLSTEKAERSRESTNNQVILRELQKTIAEERQKRENLESELNSKSRLSHQASNQSSNQLEVAERKFRDLSNELESTKMKLFAAEQKLQQPSHLMQLQNEMADLKIHHRLAIQQEQRNALEAKEDARKLAEAHEKRVASLEARLAEFSERIGSYDRLRQQDLSTVSKLREQLNTMQSAPSQASNHNEEEYDVPKIIDKITSLKNRLMEVNRRSNANINLAAIFELDNASSDSDYHEVCQLELQQLKQELEWYKREEKPVDVKAVAVAAHTEEEVNQMRVQIQFLRSEMEHGEEEHKDSMRSIQESWAKERSEWKDEMGQMERTCRVRVADMEQQLQKQRERSLTLLQEKDEELASLRESLNLKSGSALSPVTSSTKTSDSNDEWPESLAPLASMTLGASASGGQILHYVEELARKEGEILGLRRSKNQLEASLREMQMAFVTMEHKVAEQKQHLHEELARLERNQSREGANLEYLKNVLLEFFLHSDPSSQSHMFNAIAACLHFSPKEIQRVRSQHPKWKLNLV